Proteins encoded by one window of Epinephelus moara isolate mb chromosome 18, YSFRI_EMoa_1.0, whole genome shotgun sequence:
- the ubfd1 gene encoding ubiquitin domain-containing protein UBFD1 isoform X1, which produces MATQDGSEEVIMETEAKPKEAEPLGEDAEKGDTESTAQTAAGDTTTQDSSISNGDDVDGDQETVDLKIIWNKNKYDLKIPVDNTGAKLKERIHSLTGLPPAMQKVMYKGLLPEDKTLREIKITNGAKIMVVGSTINDVLAVNTPKEVIQQEVKAEENKKEPLCRQKQHRKVLDKGKPDDIMPSIKGTKERLPTVPLSGMFNKSGGKVRLTFKLEQDQLWIGTKERTEKVPMGSIKNVVSEPIEGHEDYHMMAFQLGPTEASQYWVYWVPAQFVDAIKDTVLGKWQYF; this is translated from the exons GAAGTGAAGAGGTCATAATGGAAACCGAGGCAAAGCCAAAAGAAGCTGAACCACTGGGTGAGGATGCTGAAAAAGGTGACACAGAAAGCACGGCTCAGACAGCTGCAGGAGACACCACAACTCAGGACTCTAGTATTAGCAATGGCGACGATGTAGACGGCGACCAGGAGACGGTGGACTTGAAGATTATCTGGAACAAGAATAAGTATGATCTGAAAATTCCTGTTGATAACACCGGAGCCAAACTAAAAGAGAGGATTCACTCTCTCACTG GTCTTCCACCTGCAATGCAAAAAGTGATGTACAAAGGGTTGCTTCCAGAGGACAAGACGCTACGTGAAATAAAGATTACAAATGGTGCAAAAATAATGGTGGTAGGATCTACAATAAATGACGTATTAGCTGTGAATACACCCAAAGAGGTCATTCAGCAGGAAGTTAAAGCTGAAGAGAACAAGAAGGAACCTTTATGCAGGCAAAAG CAACACAGGAAAGTTTTGGACAAAGGTAAACCAGATGACATAATGCCATCTATTAAAGGAACAAAG GAACGATTACCAACAGTGCCTTTATCCGGAATGTTTAACAAGTCCGGAGGAAAAGTTAGACTTACATTCAAACTGGAGCAGGATCAGTTGTGGATCGGAACAAAGG AGAGAACGGAGAAAGTCCCAATGGGCTCCATTAAAAACGTAGTGTCTGAACCCATCGAAGGCCACGAGGACTATCACATGATG GCTTTTCAGTTGGGTCCAACGGAAGCGTCTCAATATTGGGTCTACTGGGTGCCTGCACAGTTTGTCGATGCAATCAAAGACACAGTCCTTGGAAAATGGCAGTATTTCTAa
- the ubfd1 gene encoding ubiquitin domain-containing protein UBFD1 isoform X2, whose protein sequence is METEAKPKEAEPLGEDAEKGDTESTAQTAAGDTTTQDSSISNGDDVDGDQETVDLKIIWNKNKYDLKIPVDNTGAKLKERIHSLTGLPPAMQKVMYKGLLPEDKTLREIKITNGAKIMVVGSTINDVLAVNTPKEVIQQEVKAEENKKEPLCRQKQHRKVLDKGKPDDIMPSIKGTKERLPTVPLSGMFNKSGGKVRLTFKLEQDQLWIGTKERTEKVPMGSIKNVVSEPIEGHEDYHMMAFQLGPTEASQYWVYWVPAQFVDAIKDTVLGKWQYF, encoded by the exons ATGGAAACCGAGGCAAAGCCAAAAGAAGCTGAACCACTGGGTGAGGATGCTGAAAAAGGTGACACAGAAAGCACGGCTCAGACAGCTGCAGGAGACACCACAACTCAGGACTCTAGTATTAGCAATGGCGACGATGTAGACGGCGACCAGGAGACGGTGGACTTGAAGATTATCTGGAACAAGAATAAGTATGATCTGAAAATTCCTGTTGATAACACCGGAGCCAAACTAAAAGAGAGGATTCACTCTCTCACTG GTCTTCCACCTGCAATGCAAAAAGTGATGTACAAAGGGTTGCTTCCAGAGGACAAGACGCTACGTGAAATAAAGATTACAAATGGTGCAAAAATAATGGTGGTAGGATCTACAATAAATGACGTATTAGCTGTGAATACACCCAAAGAGGTCATTCAGCAGGAAGTTAAAGCTGAAGAGAACAAGAAGGAACCTTTATGCAGGCAAAAG CAACACAGGAAAGTTTTGGACAAAGGTAAACCAGATGACATAATGCCATCTATTAAAGGAACAAAG GAACGATTACCAACAGTGCCTTTATCCGGAATGTTTAACAAGTCCGGAGGAAAAGTTAGACTTACATTCAAACTGGAGCAGGATCAGTTGTGGATCGGAACAAAGG AGAGAACGGAGAAAGTCCCAATGGGCTCCATTAAAAACGTAGTGTCTGAACCCATCGAAGGCCACGAGGACTATCACATGATG GCTTTTCAGTTGGGTCCAACGGAAGCGTCTCAATATTGGGTCTACTGGGTGCCTGCACAGTTTGTCGATGCAATCAAAGACACAGTCCTTGGAAAATGGCAGTATTTCTAa